GGATGCTCAGTTAGTTCCAGTCGAGAGCCCCGCGCTGCCAGGCGTAGATGAGACCGACGGTGAGGATAGCGATAAAGACCAAGGCTTCAACGAATCCAAACATACCGAGCTTTCGCAGCTCCACCGCCCACGGATACAGGAACACCACTTCCACATCGAACACCAAGAACAGCAATGCCGTCAGGTAGAAATGAACCGTGAAACGCCCCCACGCCGAGCCGCTCGGCGGGTTTCCGCATTCGAAAGGTTCGCCCTTGACCTTGCTCGGGCGTTTGGGACCCACGATCCGATTGATAGTAACCATGACTCCGGCGATAACGCCGGCGACAACGAAAGTCACCACGATCGGAAGCCAAGTCTCCACTGCACCGAACC
The Candidatus Binataceae bacterium DNA segment above includes these coding regions:
- a CDS encoding NADH-quinone oxidoreductase subunit A, with the translated sequence METWLPIVVTFVVAGVIAGVMVTINRIVGPKRPSKVKGEPFECGNPPSGSAWGRFTVHFYLTALLFLVFDVEVVFLYPWAVELRKLGMFGFVEALVFIAILTVGLIYAWQRGALDWN